Proteins from a genomic interval of Solea solea chromosome 10, fSolSol10.1, whole genome shotgun sequence:
- the dctpp1 gene encoding glutamyl-tRNA(Gln) amidotransferase subunit B, mitochondrial, which produces MLATHRNGDCGVKEDVSSPAVNGEATEASTGLKLQNGTTVRPENFTFTPEPTLENIRRMQAEFTDERNWQQFHQPRNLLLAMVGEVGEVSELFQWRGEVAEGLPDWTESEREHLAHELSDVLIYLVELAEKCHVDLPQAVLRKMALNRMKYPASKVHGSAKKYTEYKD; this is translated from the coding sequence ATGTTGGCTACACACAGAAACGGAGACTGTGGAGTAAAAGAAGACGTGTCGTCCCCGGCGGTGAACGGAGAAGCCACGGAGGCATCGACCGGCCTCAAGCTGCAGAACGGAACGACCGTCCGGCCGGAGAATTTCACCTTCACCCCCGAGCCCACCTTAGAGAATATTCGGCGGATGCAGGCGGAGTTCACGGACGAGCGAAACTGGCAACAGTTCCACCAGCCCCGCAACCTTCTCCTGGCCATGGTGGGTGAGGTGGGTGAGGTGTCGGAGCTCTTCCAGTGGCGGGGGGAGGTCGCCGAGGGTCTGCCGGACTGGACCGAGTCGGAGCGGGAGCATCTGGCACACGAACTCAGCGACGTGTTGATCTACCTGGTGGAGCTCGCCGAGAAGTGTCACGTCGACCTTCCCCAAGCGGTGCTGCGCAAAATGGCCCTAAACCGAATGAAATACCCCGCCAGCAAGGTGCACGGTTCGGCTAAGAAGTACACAGAATACAAGGACTAA